From Curtobacterium sp. MCBA15_012:
TGCACGGGGCGCTCGCGACCGCGGCGGCCGAGCGGGTCACCCCGACGACGGCCGAGCGGATCCGGGACCGGCTCGAGGCGTTCCGGACCGCGGCCACCGGGTTCGAGAAGCAGCAGGCCGACGCCGTCCTGCACCGGACGATCATCGACGCGGCGGGCAACGCCGTCCTCGCCGGGACGCTCGCGGGGCTCGAGTCGCAGGTGTCCATCGCGGCACCGGCGCACCTGTGGGGGACGGCCGAGGGCATGGCGGAGATGGAGGACCGGGCGCTCCGCGAGCACGAGGCGCTCGTCGATGCGGTCTGCGCGGGACGTGCGGTCGAGGCGGGGGAGGTCGCCCGGCGGCACGTCGGGATCGACCTCGAGCTGCTCGAGCGGGCGATGCGTCGGACCGGGCAGGTGCCGGCGCACTAGGGTCCCGGCCGGTCGACGTCGCCCGTGCGGTGCCTCCGGGGCGGTTCCGGGCCGGTCGGGGTCAGGGCAGGTCCAGTCTCCCGGGCCGGTCGGGGCCAGGCCGGTCAGGGCGGGGTCGACCCCTCGAGCCGTGCCTCCTCGGCGTCGTAGCCGGCGCGGACCTGGCGGAGCACGAGGTCGTCGATCTCGTCGGCGTCCCGCAGCCGCAGCAACGTGGCCGCCTTGTGCTGCACGAGGGCCAGCTCGAGCGCGACCGCGGAGTCGTGCCGCTGCAGCGCCGGGTGGTCCTCGTCCTCCTCCTCGCGGGCCTGGATCACGTCGAGGTGTGCCTCGTAGTCCTTGCG
This genomic window contains:
- a CDS encoding FadR/GntR family transcriptional regulator — translated: MVAERAPESRVDEVEDRLVTAVAVGEYLPGARLPAERELTVLLGVGRVTVRSALARLVDRGLLETRRGRGGGTFVRTQWPDSSSDAVGRTLIARWAGIRETTDAVALLHGALATAAAERVTPTTAERIRDRLEAFRTAATGFEKQQADAVLHRTIIDAAGNAVLAGTLAGLESQVSIAAPAHLWGTAEGMAEMEDRALREHEALVDAVCAGRAVEAGEVARRHVGIDLELLERAMRRTGQVPAH